The Symphalangus syndactylus isolate Jambi chromosome 23, NHGRI_mSymSyn1-v2.1_pri, whole genome shotgun sequence genome has a window encoding:
- the TMEM14B gene encoding transmembrane protein 14B isoform X2: protein MEKGSFPLVPLHWFGFGYTALVVSGGIVGYVKTAATSVTFVGVMGMRSYYYGKFMPVGLIAGASLLMAAKVGVHVLMTSD, encoded by the exons ATGGAGAAGGGCTCCTTCCCATT AGTGCCTTTGCATTGGTTTGGCTTTGGCTACACAGCACTGGTTGTTTCTGGTGGGATCGTTGGCTATGTAAAAACAG CCGCTACATCTGTTACTTTTGTTGGTGTTATGGGAATGAGATCCTACTACTATGGAAAATTCATGCCTGTAGGTTTAATTGCAGGTGCCAG TTTGCTGATGGCCGCCAAAGTTGGAGTTCATGTGTTAATGACATCTGATTAG
- the TMEM14B gene encoding transmembrane protein 14B isoform X1: protein MEKGSFPLVPLHWFGFGYTALVVSGGIVGYVKTGRAPSLAAGLLFGSLAGVGAYQLYQDPRNVWVFLAATSVTFVGVMGMRSYYYGKFMPVGLIAGASLLMAAKVGVHVLMTSD from the exons ATGGAGAAGGGCTCCTTCCCATT AGTGCCTTTGCATTGGTTTGGCTTTGGCTACACAGCACTGGTTGTTTCTGGTGGGATCGTTGGCTATGTAAAAACAG GCAGGGCGCCGTCCCTGGCTGCAGGGCTGCTCTTCGGCAGTCTAGCCGGCGTGGGTGCTTACCAGCTGTATCAGGATCCAAGGAATGTTTGGGTTTTCCTAG CCGCTACATCTGTTACTTTTGTTGGTGTTATGGGAATGAGATCCTACTACTATGGAAAATTCATGCCTGTAGGTTTAATTGCAGGTGCCAG TTTGCTGATGGCCGCCAAAGTTGGAGTTCATGTGTTAATGACATCTGATTAG